The following are from one region of the Sandaracinus amylolyticus genome:
- a CDS encoding tetratricopeptide repeat protein, translating into MNRRSLAVLAVVLLSGAPVVLASTTAEAQASSSAVRVDSEARSLFEAGAAAFADGRYEDALGHFRRSYELSGRPELLYNIGQAHDRLRHDAEAVAAFEEYIAAVPDAAQREEIAARLAILRASMERADVSEAGAEATPEVEPATVETAEPAEPEIVAAPAPDPAPWVLLGTGGAVAITGAILLGFGYADVATVENARDVPFSSVRRAYDDAPVLTGIGWAALGVGVAVAGVGLVWGLSSGGGSSGEHARLQLGPTGIAASGSF; encoded by the coding sequence ATGAATCGTCGCTCGCTCGCGGTGCTCGCGGTGGTGTTGCTGTCAGGGGCCCCAGTCGTGCTCGCGTCGACGACGGCCGAGGCGCAGGCGTCGTCGTCCGCGGTGCGCGTCGACTCGGAGGCGCGCTCGCTCTTCGAGGCGGGCGCGGCGGCGTTCGCGGACGGGCGGTACGAGGACGCGCTCGGGCACTTCCGGCGCTCGTACGAGCTGAGCGGCCGCCCCGAGCTGCTCTACAACATCGGGCAGGCGCACGACCGCCTCCGGCACGACGCCGAAGCGGTCGCGGCGTTCGAGGAGTACATCGCCGCGGTGCCGGACGCGGCGCAGCGCGAGGAGATCGCGGCGCGGCTCGCGATCCTGCGCGCGTCGATGGAGCGGGCCGATGTGAGCGAGGCGGGCGCGGAGGCGACGCCCGAGGTCGAGCCCGCGACCGTGGAGACGGCCGAGCCGGCCGAGCCCGAGATCGTCGCAGCACCCGCGCCCGATCCGGCACCGTGGGTGCTGCTCGGGACCGGCGGCGCGGTCGCGATCACGGGCGCGATCCTGCTCGGCTTCGGCTACGCCGACGTCGCGACCGTGGAGAACGCGCGCGACGTGCCGTTCTCGTCGGTGAGGCGCGCGTACGACGACGCGCCGGTGCTGACCGGGATCGGCTGGGCCGCGCTCGGCGTCGGCGTGGCGGTCGCCGGCGTCGGGCTCGTGTGGGGTCTCTCGAGCGGCGGCGGAAGCTCGGGCGAGCACGCGCGCCTGCAGCTCGGTCCGACCGGAATCGCAGCCTCGGGGAGCTTCTGA
- a CDS encoding shikimate kinase, producing MSVEPLVLVGMSGVGKSFWARRLAEQRGFVRHDCDGEIGARLSSIVTPAPGEEPVHALGRWMGMPWSEGYATREARYLALEEAVTREALDACRDGRPHVIDTTGSVIYLPDALLEALRGAGRVVYLRTPEARREAMLRRYLEEPKPVVWGDAFACAAGETPSEALPRCYASLLAWRDRRYAALAHVVIDGAELEANDPGVEGFLARISG from the coding sequence ATGAGCGTCGAGCCGCTGGTCCTCGTGGGCATGTCCGGCGTGGGCAAGAGCTTCTGGGCGCGCCGGCTCGCGGAGCAGCGCGGCTTCGTGCGACACGACTGCGACGGAGAGATCGGCGCGCGGCTCTCGTCGATCGTCACGCCCGCGCCGGGCGAGGAGCCCGTGCACGCGCTCGGGCGCTGGATGGGCATGCCCTGGAGCGAGGGCTACGCCACGCGCGAAGCGCGCTATCTCGCGCTCGAGGAGGCGGTCACGCGCGAGGCGCTCGATGCGTGCCGCGACGGACGGCCGCACGTGATCGACACCACCGGCAGCGTGATCTACCTGCCCGATGCGCTGCTCGAGGCGCTGCGCGGCGCGGGGCGCGTGGTGTACCTGCGCACGCCCGAGGCGCGTCGCGAGGCGATGCTGCGCCGCTACCTCGAGGAGCCGAAGCCGGTGGTGTGGGGCGACGCGTTCGCGTGCGCGGCCGGAGAGACGCCGAGCGAGGCGCTGCCGCGCTGCTACGCGTCGCTGCTCGCGTGGCGTGATCGACGTTATGCGGCGCTCGCGCACGTCGTGATCGACGGCGCGGAGCTCGAGGCGAACGATCCCGGCGTCGAGGGGTTCCTCGCGCGCATCAGCGGATGA
- a CDS encoding NAD(P)H-dependent flavin oxidoreductase has product MSTLFGTPLPVVLAPMAGGPTTPALVIAVCGAGGLGSLAGGYSAPDAIRAQIREVRAKTDRPFAVNLFVPGEATIADDARTRDARDALAPYRLALGLESTALDVSSPSFDAQLAVLIEERVPFFSFTFGIPHRDALDACRRAGITTIGTATSVAEARALEAAGVDVICAQGAEAGGHRGGFLGGDAGALIGTTALVPAIVDAVRRPVIAAGGIMDGRGVAAALALGASAVQLGTAFLRCAEAGTSAPYRDALARADETSTTITRAFTGKPARGLANRFAREMERAPVAPYPLQHALTRDLRAAAARAGDAELLSLWAGQGVARARELPAAEIVASIAREAGLIR; this is encoded by the coding sequence ATGTCGACGCTCTTCGGCACGCCGCTTCCCGTCGTCCTCGCGCCGATGGCCGGTGGTCCCACGACGCCCGCGTTGGTGATCGCGGTGTGCGGAGCCGGAGGGCTCGGATCCCTCGCCGGTGGATACTCCGCGCCCGACGCGATCCGCGCGCAGATCCGCGAGGTGCGCGCGAAGACCGATCGACCCTTCGCGGTGAACCTCTTCGTGCCGGGCGAGGCGACGATCGCCGACGACGCGCGCACGCGCGACGCGCGCGACGCGCTCGCACCGTACCGGCTCGCGCTGGGCCTCGAGAGCACCGCGCTCGACGTGTCGTCGCCGTCGTTCGATGCGCAGCTCGCCGTGCTGATCGAAGAGCGCGTGCCCTTCTTCTCGTTCACGTTCGGCATCCCGCATCGCGATGCGCTCGACGCGTGCCGTCGCGCGGGGATCACGACGATCGGCACGGCGACGAGCGTCGCCGAGGCGCGCGCGCTCGAGGCCGCGGGCGTCGACGTGATCTGCGCGCAAGGCGCGGAGGCGGGCGGTCATCGCGGCGGGTTCCTCGGCGGCGATGCGGGCGCGCTGATCGGCACGACGGCGCTCGTGCCCGCGATCGTCGACGCGGTGCGGCGCCCGGTGATCGCGGCGGGTGGGATCATGGACGGCCGCGGTGTCGCGGCAGCGCTCGCGCTCGGCGCGTCCGCGGTGCAGCTCGGGACCGCGTTCCTGCGCTGCGCGGAGGCCGGCACGAGCGCGCCCTATCGCGACGCCCTCGCGCGCGCCGACGAGACCTCGACCACGATCACGCGCGCGTTCACCGGCAAGCCTGCGCGCGGCCTCGCGAACCGTTTCGCCCGCGAGATGGAGCGCGCTCCGGTCGCGCCCTACCCGCTGCAGCACGCGCTCACCCGCGATCTGCGGGCCGCGGCGGCGCGCGCCGGCGATGCCGAGCTGCTCTCGCTCTGGGCGGGTCAGGGCGTCGCGCGAGCGCGCGAGCTCCCGGCAGCGGAGATCGTCGCGTCGATCGCGCGCGAGGCGGGCCTCATCCGCTGA
- a CDS encoding dickkopf-related protein yields MSSLEMRWILAVVALAGCTPTLQDGQFTCTTDSDCPTGFTCRASDMRCHRSGEDGGASQDGGAPDDADVADAPTGCGASCIQLMVLNADPFLTGTISYDDRDGETGHVAIPPYGTTSAVVDLPNVPVGETLRVNVPPTITIFHDLPIPTESRYLLVLGPASIGASVRLLESNPEGLHTNGYAYVQLVDMVADETDGLIARGAGRNPDAQMLPNPFDHEGDSAVLPFLPGSTGALRLELAGETPELIAALLGDRIPGTEGTYYVVVAGRLSAHLDSMEGLRFIPGLPGATALRSSRLVRFVNSLTTSATVCDGATPLATVPAGALRGPFVPPGSGPWALSVHRSTDCATGVSHDVSVGTNVGRTLVSIAGDDSLAAGWQAVAIPEPLPTAGVETIVIHNGLSTAADIAMVTNIPSLGTASTTVITAPDSITATTMEGVRTFEWAPRTRQSWVVIGRSGARFTAYEMDSPFDEAWTLTEVTGVE; encoded by the coding sequence ATGTCGAGTCTCGAGATGCGCTGGATCCTCGCGGTGGTCGCGCTCGCGGGCTGCACCCCGACGCTGCAAGACGGTCAGTTCACCTGCACGACCGACTCCGATTGTCCGACGGGGTTCACGTGCCGAGCGTCGGACATGCGGTGTCATCGCTCGGGCGAGGACGGCGGCGCATCGCAGGACGGCGGCGCACCGGACGACGCGGACGTCGCCGACGCGCCGACCGGGTGCGGCGCGAGCTGCATCCAGCTCATGGTGCTCAACGCCGATCCGTTCCTCACCGGCACCATCAGCTACGACGATCGCGATGGCGAGACCGGGCACGTGGCGATCCCTCCCTACGGCACCACGTCGGCGGTGGTCGACCTCCCGAACGTGCCGGTGGGCGAGACGCTCCGCGTGAACGTCCCGCCGACGATCACGATCTTCCACGATCTGCCGATCCCGACCGAGAGTCGATATCTGCTCGTGCTCGGCCCGGCATCGATCGGCGCGAGCGTGCGACTGCTGGAGTCGAATCCCGAGGGACTGCACACCAACGGATACGCCTACGTGCAGCTCGTCGACATGGTCGCGGACGAGACGGATGGGCTGATCGCGCGCGGCGCAGGGCGCAACCCCGACGCGCAGATGCTGCCGAATCCGTTCGATCACGAGGGGGACTCCGCCGTCCTTCCGTTCCTCCCCGGGAGCACCGGCGCGCTGCGGCTCGAGCTGGCCGGAGAGACTCCGGAGCTCATCGCGGCGCTCCTCGGCGATCGGATCCCGGGCACCGAGGGCACTTATTACGTCGTCGTCGCGGGCCGCCTGTCGGCGCACCTCGACTCGATGGAGGGCCTCCGGTTCATCCCCGGACTTCCCGGCGCGACGGCGCTGCGATCGTCCCGGCTCGTGCGATTCGTCAACTCGCTCACGACGAGCGCGACGGTGTGCGACGGCGCGACGCCGCTCGCGACGGTCCCGGCGGGCGCGCTGCGCGGGCCCTTCGTGCCGCCGGGGAGCGGGCCGTGGGCGCTGAGCGTCCACCGCAGCACGGACTGCGCGACCGGCGTCTCGCACGACGTGAGCGTGGGGACGAACGTGGGCCGCACGCTGGTCTCGATCGCGGGAGACGACTCGCTCGCGGCGGGATGGCAGGCGGTGGCGATCCCCGAGCCGCTGCCGACCGCGGGCGTCGAGACGATCGTGATCCACAACGGGCTCTCGACCGCGGCGGACATCGCGATGGTCACCAACATCCCGAGCCTCGGCACCGCGTCGACGACGGTGATCACGGCGCCCGACTCGATCACCGCGACGACGATGGAGGGCGTGCGCACGTTCGAATGGGCGCCCCGAACGCGGCAGTCGTGGGTGGTCATCGGACGCTCGGGAGCGCGCTTCACGGCCTACGAGATGGACTCGCCGTTCGACGAGGCGTGGACGCTGACCGAGGTGACGGGCGTCGAGTGA
- the hxpB gene encoding hexitol phosphatase HxpB — protein sequence MLRAAIFDLDGLLVDSEPLWRRAEIEHFASVGLHLTDAECEETTGLRIDEVVALRHRQQPWETPSVAEITSRIVDRMVSLLREEAPAKPGGAHAVDLCARAGLRLAVASSSPLRLIEAALARLGLRERFELVVSAEREPYGKPHPAVFLRTAEQLGIAPTSCLVFEDSLNGLVAAKAACMACIAVPERSDPRFALADVVLPSLEALEARSLAAMIERVR from the coding sequence GTGCTGCGCGCTGCGATCTTCGATCTCGATGGGCTCCTCGTGGACAGCGAGCCGCTGTGGCGGCGCGCGGAGATCGAGCACTTCGCGAGCGTCGGCCTGCACCTCACCGACGCGGAGTGCGAGGAGACGACGGGGCTGCGCATCGACGAGGTCGTCGCGCTCCGGCACCGGCAGCAGCCGTGGGAGACGCCGAGCGTCGCGGAGATCACGTCGCGCATCGTCGATCGCATGGTGTCGCTGCTGCGCGAGGAGGCGCCGGCGAAGCCGGGCGGTGCGCACGCGGTGGACCTCTGCGCGCGCGCCGGGCTGCGGCTCGCGGTCGCGTCGTCGTCGCCGCTCCGGCTCATCGAGGCGGCGCTCGCACGGCTCGGGCTCCGCGAACGATTCGAGCTCGTGGTGAGCGCGGAGCGCGAGCCCTACGGCAAGCCGCATCCCGCGGTGTTCCTGCGCACCGCGGAGCAGCTCGGGATTGCGCCGACGTCGTGCCTGGTGTTCGAGGACTCGCTGAACGGGCTCGTCGCGGCGAAGGCCGCGTGCATGGCGTGCATCGCGGTGCCCGAGCGCAGCGATCCGCGCTTCGCGCTGGCCGATGTCGTGCTCCCCTCGCTCGAGGCGCTCGAAGCACGTTCGCTCGCCGCGATGATCGAGCGCGTGCGCTGA